A region of Homo sapiens chromosome X, GRCh38.p14 Primary Assembly DNA encodes the following proteins:
- the FAM3A gene encoding protein FAM3A isoform 2 (isoform 2 is encoded by transcript variant 3), with translation MRLAGPESSVTAAPRARKYKCGLPQPCPEEHLAFRVVSGAANVIGPKICLEDKMLMSSVKDNVGRGLNIALVNGVSGELIEARAFDMWAGDVNDLLKFIRPLHEGTLVFVASYDDPATKMNEETRKLFSELGSRNAKELAFRDSWVFVGAKGVQNKSPFEQHVKNSKHSNKYEGWPEALEMEGCIPRRSTAS, from the exons CGCCACGGGCCAGGAAGTACAAGTGTGGCCTGCCCCAGCCGTGTCCTGAGGAGCACCTGGCCTTCCGCGTGGTCAGCGGGGCCGCCAACGTCATTGGGCCCAAGATCTGCCTCGAGGACAAGAT GCTGATGAGCAGCGTCAAGGACAACGTGGGCCGCGGGCTGAACATCGCCCTGGTGAACG GGGTCAGCGGCGAGCTCATCGAGGCCCGGGCCTTTGACATGTGGGCCGGAG ATGTCAACGACCTGTTGAAGTTTATTCGGCCACTGCACGAAGGCACCCTGGTGTTCGTGGCATCCTACGACGACCCAGCCACCAA GATGAATGAAGAGACCAGAAAGCTCTTCAGTGAGCTGGGCAGCAGGAACGCCAAGGAGCTGGCCTTCCGGGACAGCTGGGTGTTTGTCGGGGCCAAGGGTGTGCAGAACAAGAGCCCCTTTGAGCAG CACGTGAAGAACAGTAAGCACAGCAACAAGTACGAAGGCTGGCCCGAGGCGCTGGAGATGGAAGGCTGTATCCCGCGGAGAAGCACGGCCAGCTAG
- the FAM3A gene encoding protein FAM3A isoform X5 yields the protein MDNTCYPCPAPRARKYKCGLPQPCPEEHLAFRVVSGAANVIGPKICLEDKMLMSSVKDNVGRGLNIALVNAGPLPPDTGVSGELIEARAFDMWAGDVNDLLKFIRPLHEGTLVFVASYDDPATKMNEETRKLFSELGSRNAKELAFRDSWVFVGAKGVQNKSPFEQHVKNSKHSNKYEGWPEALEMEGCIPRRSTAS from the exons ATGGATAACACCTGCTATCCCTGCCCAGCGCCACGGGCCAGGAAGTACAAGTGTGGCCTGCCCCAGCCGTGTCCTGAGGAGCACCTGGCCTTCCGCGTGGTCAGCGGGGCCGCCAACGTCATTGGGCCCAAGATCTGCCTCGAGGACAAGAT GCTGATGAGCAGCGTCAAGGACAACGTGGGCCGCGGGCTGAACATCGCCCTGGTGAACG CAGGGCCCCTCCCTCCTGACACAGGGGTCAGCGGCGAGCTCATCGAGGCCCGGGCCTTTGACATGTGGGCCGGAG ATGTCAACGACCTGTTGAAGTTTATTCGGCCACTGCACGAAGGCACCCTGGTGTTCGTGGCATCCTACGACGACCCAGCCACCAA GATGAATGAAGAGACCAGAAAGCTCTTCAGTGAGCTGGGCAGCAGGAACGCCAAGGAGCTGGCCTTCCGGGACAGCTGGGTGTTTGTCGGGGCCAAGGGTGTGCAGAACAAGAGCCCCTTTGAGCAG CACGTGAAGAACAGTAAGCACAGCAACAAGTACGAAGGCTGGCCCGAGGCGCTGGAGATGGAAGGCTGTATCCCGCGGAGAAGCACGGCCAGCTAG